From Toxorhynchites rutilus septentrionalis strain SRP chromosome 2, ASM2978413v1, whole genome shotgun sequence, a single genomic window includes:
- the LOC129767283 gene encoding echinoderm microtubule-associated protein-like 2 isoform X3, translating into MAAEGVSTVTSIEASSPLKDVYDIQKGWQEMLATEKASLVERVNDLERVVLEQKDEIVCLKSTLADVLRRMSAIDNTFDNSKMTEGSSHSGSTLSSKSFRFSRNTITRLNSTADEKRFGRVPARVTSSPSRNIGTAKASSLAQKAIHHSNGSLHSDSMSSHSISPAPSPSPKQPNMQNLSASAIGIGGGMNGSGSGMGKRWSSTGDFVSGSPGPSVSSTSNSISRFSAKSLLNLNSNMSGSGSRQGHSHAFVQRKDEDDYLKLYISGRPIVLHIPEAQISTYDTTKVQPAPNRRLRLDWVYGYRGKDCRSNLHQLPTGEMVYFVAAVVILYNMDEQSQRHYTDHTDDVKSLAVHPNKLLVATGQCGGHDGRDTLPHIRVWNSVSLVTMNVVGLGEFTGAINCLSFSRADSGTILAAIDDSPDKIISIWDWQKKENGRRITETKCSVDTIVAVEFHPLDKGQIITIGKNHIAFWSLDQNGMLYKRMGVFENREKPKYVTAISFTPSGDVVTGDSNGSVSIWPRGTNVISRFLKKLHDGSIFSICSLRNGGFVTGGKDGRLVLLDDSMRMKAEQLVESHFGAVRVVAQGKGTQLLIGTTKNCILSGDFTLGLAPIVMGHTDLLWSLSTHPQVAQFVTGGRDRLLQLWDSLSHSVVWSKDIGEPIQSVQFSNSGNTIIVGGTAGRWMVFDTTTRELLAVYQDGQDVIQTIKFSPDGNLLALGSKDGSVYIYQCAKAIHRFSRIGKCTGHSSFISHMDWSKNSQVLRTNSGDYELLFWNPTLCRQITSHATVRNLEWATQSCSICFETVGIWPENFDGTDINSVCKDGEEQFLVTADDTGKVRLFSYPASQPKSLSHSYRGHSSHVTTVKFMFDGVRLLSGGGLDTSVLQWRVV; encoded by the exons ATGGCTGCTGAAGGGGTATCGACGGTGACTTCAATCGAAGCCTCATCCCCTTTGAAGGACGTTTACGATATTCAGAAAGGATGGC AAGAGATGCTTGCGACAGAGAAGGCCAGTCTGGTGGAACGAGTGAACGACTTGGAACGGGTGGTGCTAGAACAGAAAGATGAGATTGTGTGTCTCAAATCCACACTGGCCGATGTTCTCCGGCGGATGAGTGCGATTGATAACACATTTGACAACAGCAAAATGACAGAGGGAAGCTCGCACAGTGGTTCGACACTGTCCAGCAAGAGCTTTCGATTCTCCCGCAATACCATTACTCGGT TAAATTCCACTGCGGACGAGAAACGCTTCGGTCGGGTCCCGGCCCGGGTTACCAGTTCTCCCTCGCGCAACATAGGAACCGCAAAGGCTAGCAGTTTAGCCCAGAAGGCGATTCATCATTCCAACGGATCTCTGCATTCCGACTCCATGAGCAGCCACTCGATATCGCCTGCACCGTCACCTTCGCCTAAGCAACCAAACATGCAAAATCTAAGCGCCTCAGCTATCGGAATCGGCGGAGGAATGAACGGCAGCGGGAGCGGCATGGGCAAAAGATGGAGCTCCACGGGAGATTTCGTTAGCGGATCGCCGGGCCCATCGGTCAGTAGTACAAG TAACAGCATTTCCCGTTTCTCCGCCAAGTCCCTGCTGAACCTGAACAGCAACATGAGCGGCAGCGGCTCGAGACAGGGTCACTCACACGCATTCGTCCAGCGTAAGGATGAAGACGACTATCTGAAGCTTTACATCAGCGGCCGTCCAATAGTGTTACACATTCCAGAAGCTCAAATTAGTACGTACGACACCACGAAGGTTCAACCGGCACCGAACAGACGTCTGCGTCTGGACTGGGTTTACGGTTATCGCGGGAAAGATTGCCGTTCGAACCTGCATCAGCTGCCAACGGGAGAGATGGTGTATTTTGTGGCCGCCGTGGTGATTCTGTACAACATGGACGAACAATCGCAACGACATTACACTGATCACACGGATGATGTGAAAAGTTTGGCggttcatccaaacaaattacTTGTAGCGACAGGTCAGTGCGGGGGGCATGACGGCAGGGATACATTGCCACATATAAGGGTGTGGAATTCGGTTTCATTGGTGACGATGAATGTGGTCGGCCTTGGTGAGTTTACCGGAGCGATCAATTGTTTATCCTTCAGTCGGGCCGACAGTGGAACCATCCTGGCAGCGATCGACGATTCGCCGGATAAAATTATCTCGATTTGGGACTGGCAGAAGAAAGAGAACGGCAGAAGGATCACGGAAACCAAATGTTCGGTGGATACGATTGTGGCCGTTGAGTTTCACCCACTAGACAAGGGTCAGATCATCACCATCGGTAAGAATCACATCGCTTTCTGGTCGTTGGATCAGAATGGAATGCTGTACAAGCGGATGGGAGTGTTTGAGAACCGAGAGAAGCCTAAGTACGTGACAGCGATATCGTTCACCCCATCCGGAGATGTTGTGACCGGGGATTCGAACGGTAGTGTTTCTATTTGGCCCAGAGGAACCAACGTGATCAGTCGATTCTTGAAAAAACTTCACGATGGATCAATTTTCTCGATTTGTAGTCTCCGAAACGGAGGATTCGTTACCGGTGGCAAGGACGGGCGATTAGTGCTGTTGGACGATTCCATGAGAATGAAGGCAGAGCAACTAGTTGAGTCACATTTCGGTGCTGTCCGTGTGGTCGCACAAGGCAAGGGAACACAGCTGCTCATTGGCACAACCAAGAATTGTATTCTCTCGGGCGATTTCACGCTAGGCCTCGCACCGATTGTGATGGGTCATACGGATTTGCTGTGGTCACTTTCGACGCACCCGCAGGTGGCACAATTTGTGACGGGAGGACGAGATCGATTACTACAACTGTGGGATTCACTTTCACACTCCGTGGTGTGGAGTAAAGATATAGGAGAGCCCATTCAGTCAGTGCAGTTCTCGAACAGCGGTAATACGATCATCGTTGGAGGTACCGCCGGTCGATGGATGGTGTTCGATACGACCACACGGGAATTGTTGGCAGTTTACCAGGATGGGCAGGATGTAATCCAGACGATCAAGTTTTCACCGGACGGAAATCTGCTCGCTCTCGGATCAAAAGATGGCAGCGTTTATATCTATCAGTGCGCCAAGGCGATCCATCGATTCTCTAGAATCGGAAAGTGCACT GGTCACTCGAGCTTCATATCGCATATGGATTGGTCCAAGAACAGCCAAGTGTTGCGAACAAACTCCGGAGATTATGAACTCCTATTTT GGAATCCTACTCTCTGTCGTCAAATCACATCTCACGCCACGGTGAGAAACCTCGAATGGGCGACCCAATCCTGCTCAATATGCTTCGAAACGGTTGGCATCTGGCCGGAGAACTTTGACGGAACGGACATCAACAGCGTGTGCAAGGATGGCGAGGAGCAATTCCTGGTCACAGCCGATGACACGGGAAAGGTTCGTCTCTTCAGCTATCCGGCATCGCAACCAAAG TCACTATCACATTCCTACCGAGGTCACAGCAGTCACGTAACGACGGTAAAGTTTATGTTCGATGGCGTGCGGCTTTTGTCGGGCGGTGGCCTAGACACGAGCGTACTTCAGTGGCGCGTTGTATAA
- the LOC129767283 gene encoding echinoderm microtubule-associated protein-like 2 isoform X2: protein MRNMSAAVSAEQQIAATRDVGAESNGREPPRNNGTHTYGTISESTVSTSNSSATIQSSNSSIFKSSMTTGSSTSRSSSYHLQHLKSAYGASEEMLATEKASLVERVNDLERVVLEQKDEIVCLKSTLADVLRRMSAIDNTFDNSKMTEGSSHSGSTLSSKSFRFSRNTITRLNSTADEKRFGRVPARVTSSPSRNIGTAKASSLAQKAIHHSNGSLHSDSMSSHSISPAPSPSPKQPNMQNLSASAIGIGGGMNGSGSGMGKRWSSTGDFVSGSPGPSVSSTSISRFSAKSLLNLNSNMSGSGSRQGHSHAFVQRKDEDDYLKLYISGRPIVLHIPEAQISTYDTTKVQPAPNRRLRLDWVYGYRGKDCRSNLHQLPTGEMVYFVAAVVILYNMDEQSQRHYTDHTDDVKSLAVHPNKLLVATGQCGGHDGRDTLPHIRVWNSVSLVTMNVVGLGEFTGAINCLSFSRADSGTILAAIDDSPDKIISIWDWQKKENGRRITETKCSVDTIVAVEFHPLDKGQIITIGKNHIAFWSLDQNGMLYKRMGVFENREKPKYVTAISFTPSGDVVTGDSNGSVSIWPRGTNVISRFLKKLHDGSIFSICSLRNGGFVTGGKDGRLVLLDDSMRMKAEQLVESHFGAVRVVAQGKGTQLLIGTTKNCILSGDFTLGLAPIVMGHTDLLWSLSTHPQVAQFVTGGRDRLLQLWDSLSHSVVWSKDIGEPIQSVQFSNSGNTIIVGGTAGRWMVFDTTTRELLAVYQDGQDVIQTIKFSPDGNLLALGSKDGSVYIYQCAKAIHRFSRIGKCTGHSSFISHMDWSKNSQVLRTNSGDYELLFWNPTLCRQITSHATVRNLEWATQSCSICFETVGIWPENFDGTDINSVCKDGEEQFLVTADDTGKVRLFSYPASQPKSLSHSYRGHSSHVTTVKFMFDGVRLLSGGGLDTSVLQWRVV from the exons AAGAGATGCTTGCGACAGAGAAGGCCAGTCTGGTGGAACGAGTGAACGACTTGGAACGGGTGGTGCTAGAACAGAAAGATGAGATTGTGTGTCTCAAATCCACACTGGCCGATGTTCTCCGGCGGATGAGTGCGATTGATAACACATTTGACAACAGCAAAATGACAGAGGGAAGCTCGCACAGTGGTTCGACACTGTCCAGCAAGAGCTTTCGATTCTCCCGCAATACCATTACTCGGT TAAATTCCACTGCGGACGAGAAACGCTTCGGTCGGGTCCCGGCCCGGGTTACCAGTTCTCCCTCGCGCAACATAGGAACCGCAAAGGCTAGCAGTTTAGCCCAGAAGGCGATTCATCATTCCAACGGATCTCTGCATTCCGACTCCATGAGCAGCCACTCGATATCGCCTGCACCGTCACCTTCGCCTAAGCAACCAAACATGCAAAATCTAAGCGCCTCAGCTATCGGAATCGGCGGAGGAATGAACGGCAGCGGGAGCGGCATGGGCAAAAGATGGAGCTCCACGGGAGATTTCGTTAGCGGATCGCCGGGCCCATCGGTCAGTAGTACAAG CATTTCCCGTTTCTCCGCCAAGTCCCTGCTGAACCTGAACAGCAACATGAGCGGCAGCGGCTCGAGACAGGGTCACTCACACGCATTCGTCCAGCGTAAGGATGAAGACGACTATCTGAAGCTTTACATCAGCGGCCGTCCAATAGTGTTACACATTCCAGAAGCTCAAATTAGTACGTACGACACCACGAAGGTTCAACCGGCACCGAACAGACGTCTGCGTCTGGACTGGGTTTACGGTTATCGCGGGAAAGATTGCCGTTCGAACCTGCATCAGCTGCCAACGGGAGAGATGGTGTATTTTGTGGCCGCCGTGGTGATTCTGTACAACATGGACGAACAATCGCAACGACATTACACTGATCACACGGATGATGTGAAAAGTTTGGCggttcatccaaacaaattacTTGTAGCGACAGGTCAGTGCGGGGGGCATGACGGCAGGGATACATTGCCACATATAAGGGTGTGGAATTCGGTTTCATTGGTGACGATGAATGTGGTCGGCCTTGGTGAGTTTACCGGAGCGATCAATTGTTTATCCTTCAGTCGGGCCGACAGTGGAACCATCCTGGCAGCGATCGACGATTCGCCGGATAAAATTATCTCGATTTGGGACTGGCAGAAGAAAGAGAACGGCAGAAGGATCACGGAAACCAAATGTTCGGTGGATACGATTGTGGCCGTTGAGTTTCACCCACTAGACAAGGGTCAGATCATCACCATCGGTAAGAATCACATCGCTTTCTGGTCGTTGGATCAGAATGGAATGCTGTACAAGCGGATGGGAGTGTTTGAGAACCGAGAGAAGCCTAAGTACGTGACAGCGATATCGTTCACCCCATCCGGAGATGTTGTGACCGGGGATTCGAACGGTAGTGTTTCTATTTGGCCCAGAGGAACCAACGTGATCAGTCGATTCTTGAAAAAACTTCACGATGGATCAATTTTCTCGATTTGTAGTCTCCGAAACGGAGGATTCGTTACCGGTGGCAAGGACGGGCGATTAGTGCTGTTGGACGATTCCATGAGAATGAAGGCAGAGCAACTAGTTGAGTCACATTTCGGTGCTGTCCGTGTGGTCGCACAAGGCAAGGGAACACAGCTGCTCATTGGCACAACCAAGAATTGTATTCTCTCGGGCGATTTCACGCTAGGCCTCGCACCGATTGTGATGGGTCATACGGATTTGCTGTGGTCACTTTCGACGCACCCGCAGGTGGCACAATTTGTGACGGGAGGACGAGATCGATTACTACAACTGTGGGATTCACTTTCACACTCCGTGGTGTGGAGTAAAGATATAGGAGAGCCCATTCAGTCAGTGCAGTTCTCGAACAGCGGTAATACGATCATCGTTGGAGGTACCGCCGGTCGATGGATGGTGTTCGATACGACCACACGGGAATTGTTGGCAGTTTACCAGGATGGGCAGGATGTAATCCAGACGATCAAGTTTTCACCGGACGGAAATCTGCTCGCTCTCGGATCAAAAGATGGCAGCGTTTATATCTATCAGTGCGCCAAGGCGATCCATCGATTCTCTAGAATCGGAAAGTGCACT GGTCACTCGAGCTTCATATCGCATATGGATTGGTCCAAGAACAGCCAAGTGTTGCGAACAAACTCCGGAGATTATGAACTCCTATTTT GGAATCCTACTCTCTGTCGTCAAATCACATCTCACGCCACGGTGAGAAACCTCGAATGGGCGACCCAATCCTGCTCAATATGCTTCGAAACGGTTGGCATCTGGCCGGAGAACTTTGACGGAACGGACATCAACAGCGTGTGCAAGGATGGCGAGGAGCAATTCCTGGTCACAGCCGATGACACGGGAAAGGTTCGTCTCTTCAGCTATCCGGCATCGCAACCAAAG TCACTATCACATTCCTACCGAGGTCACAGCAGTCACGTAACGACGGTAAAGTTTATGTTCGATGGCGTGCGGCTTTTGTCGGGCGGTGGCCTAGACACGAGCGTACTTCAGTGGCGCGTTGTATAA
- the LOC129767283 gene encoding echinoderm microtubule-associated protein-like 2 isoform X1 — MRNMSAAVSAEQQIAATRDVGAESNGREPPRNNGTHTYGTISESTVSTSNSSATIQSSNSSIFKSSMTTGSSTSRSSSYHLQHLKSAYGASEEMLATEKASLVERVNDLERVVLEQKDEIVCLKSTLADVLRRMSAIDNTFDNSKMTEGSSHSGSTLSSKSFRFSRNTITRLNSTADEKRFGRVPARVTSSPSRNIGTAKASSLAQKAIHHSNGSLHSDSMSSHSISPAPSPSPKQPNMQNLSASAIGIGGGMNGSGSGMGKRWSSTGDFVSGSPGPSVSSTSNSISRFSAKSLLNLNSNMSGSGSRQGHSHAFVQRKDEDDYLKLYISGRPIVLHIPEAQISTYDTTKVQPAPNRRLRLDWVYGYRGKDCRSNLHQLPTGEMVYFVAAVVILYNMDEQSQRHYTDHTDDVKSLAVHPNKLLVATGQCGGHDGRDTLPHIRVWNSVSLVTMNVVGLGEFTGAINCLSFSRADSGTILAAIDDSPDKIISIWDWQKKENGRRITETKCSVDTIVAVEFHPLDKGQIITIGKNHIAFWSLDQNGMLYKRMGVFENREKPKYVTAISFTPSGDVVTGDSNGSVSIWPRGTNVISRFLKKLHDGSIFSICSLRNGGFVTGGKDGRLVLLDDSMRMKAEQLVESHFGAVRVVAQGKGTQLLIGTTKNCILSGDFTLGLAPIVMGHTDLLWSLSTHPQVAQFVTGGRDRLLQLWDSLSHSVVWSKDIGEPIQSVQFSNSGNTIIVGGTAGRWMVFDTTTRELLAVYQDGQDVIQTIKFSPDGNLLALGSKDGSVYIYQCAKAIHRFSRIGKCTGHSSFISHMDWSKNSQVLRTNSGDYELLFWNPTLCRQITSHATVRNLEWATQSCSICFETVGIWPENFDGTDINSVCKDGEEQFLVTADDTGKVRLFSYPASQPKSLSHSYRGHSSHVTTVKFMFDGVRLLSGGGLDTSVLQWRVV, encoded by the exons AAGAGATGCTTGCGACAGAGAAGGCCAGTCTGGTGGAACGAGTGAACGACTTGGAACGGGTGGTGCTAGAACAGAAAGATGAGATTGTGTGTCTCAAATCCACACTGGCCGATGTTCTCCGGCGGATGAGTGCGATTGATAACACATTTGACAACAGCAAAATGACAGAGGGAAGCTCGCACAGTGGTTCGACACTGTCCAGCAAGAGCTTTCGATTCTCCCGCAATACCATTACTCGGT TAAATTCCACTGCGGACGAGAAACGCTTCGGTCGGGTCCCGGCCCGGGTTACCAGTTCTCCCTCGCGCAACATAGGAACCGCAAAGGCTAGCAGTTTAGCCCAGAAGGCGATTCATCATTCCAACGGATCTCTGCATTCCGACTCCATGAGCAGCCACTCGATATCGCCTGCACCGTCACCTTCGCCTAAGCAACCAAACATGCAAAATCTAAGCGCCTCAGCTATCGGAATCGGCGGAGGAATGAACGGCAGCGGGAGCGGCATGGGCAAAAGATGGAGCTCCACGGGAGATTTCGTTAGCGGATCGCCGGGCCCATCGGTCAGTAGTACAAG TAACAGCATTTCCCGTTTCTCCGCCAAGTCCCTGCTGAACCTGAACAGCAACATGAGCGGCAGCGGCTCGAGACAGGGTCACTCACACGCATTCGTCCAGCGTAAGGATGAAGACGACTATCTGAAGCTTTACATCAGCGGCCGTCCAATAGTGTTACACATTCCAGAAGCTCAAATTAGTACGTACGACACCACGAAGGTTCAACCGGCACCGAACAGACGTCTGCGTCTGGACTGGGTTTACGGTTATCGCGGGAAAGATTGCCGTTCGAACCTGCATCAGCTGCCAACGGGAGAGATGGTGTATTTTGTGGCCGCCGTGGTGATTCTGTACAACATGGACGAACAATCGCAACGACATTACACTGATCACACGGATGATGTGAAAAGTTTGGCggttcatccaaacaaattacTTGTAGCGACAGGTCAGTGCGGGGGGCATGACGGCAGGGATACATTGCCACATATAAGGGTGTGGAATTCGGTTTCATTGGTGACGATGAATGTGGTCGGCCTTGGTGAGTTTACCGGAGCGATCAATTGTTTATCCTTCAGTCGGGCCGACAGTGGAACCATCCTGGCAGCGATCGACGATTCGCCGGATAAAATTATCTCGATTTGGGACTGGCAGAAGAAAGAGAACGGCAGAAGGATCACGGAAACCAAATGTTCGGTGGATACGATTGTGGCCGTTGAGTTTCACCCACTAGACAAGGGTCAGATCATCACCATCGGTAAGAATCACATCGCTTTCTGGTCGTTGGATCAGAATGGAATGCTGTACAAGCGGATGGGAGTGTTTGAGAACCGAGAGAAGCCTAAGTACGTGACAGCGATATCGTTCACCCCATCCGGAGATGTTGTGACCGGGGATTCGAACGGTAGTGTTTCTATTTGGCCCAGAGGAACCAACGTGATCAGTCGATTCTTGAAAAAACTTCACGATGGATCAATTTTCTCGATTTGTAGTCTCCGAAACGGAGGATTCGTTACCGGTGGCAAGGACGGGCGATTAGTGCTGTTGGACGATTCCATGAGAATGAAGGCAGAGCAACTAGTTGAGTCACATTTCGGTGCTGTCCGTGTGGTCGCACAAGGCAAGGGAACACAGCTGCTCATTGGCACAACCAAGAATTGTATTCTCTCGGGCGATTTCACGCTAGGCCTCGCACCGATTGTGATGGGTCATACGGATTTGCTGTGGTCACTTTCGACGCACCCGCAGGTGGCACAATTTGTGACGGGAGGACGAGATCGATTACTACAACTGTGGGATTCACTTTCACACTCCGTGGTGTGGAGTAAAGATATAGGAGAGCCCATTCAGTCAGTGCAGTTCTCGAACAGCGGTAATACGATCATCGTTGGAGGTACCGCCGGTCGATGGATGGTGTTCGATACGACCACACGGGAATTGTTGGCAGTTTACCAGGATGGGCAGGATGTAATCCAGACGATCAAGTTTTCACCGGACGGAAATCTGCTCGCTCTCGGATCAAAAGATGGCAGCGTTTATATCTATCAGTGCGCCAAGGCGATCCATCGATTCTCTAGAATCGGAAAGTGCACT GGTCACTCGAGCTTCATATCGCATATGGATTGGTCCAAGAACAGCCAAGTGTTGCGAACAAACTCCGGAGATTATGAACTCCTATTTT GGAATCCTACTCTCTGTCGTCAAATCACATCTCACGCCACGGTGAGAAACCTCGAATGGGCGACCCAATCCTGCTCAATATGCTTCGAAACGGTTGGCATCTGGCCGGAGAACTTTGACGGAACGGACATCAACAGCGTGTGCAAGGATGGCGAGGAGCAATTCCTGGTCACAGCCGATGACACGGGAAAGGTTCGTCTCTTCAGCTATCCGGCATCGCAACCAAAG TCACTATCACATTCCTACCGAGGTCACAGCAGTCACGTAACGACGGTAAAGTTTATGTTCGATGGCGTGCGGCTTTTGTCGGGCGGTGGCCTAGACACGAGCGTACTTCAGTGGCGCGTTGTATAA
- the LOC129767283 gene encoding echinoderm microtubule-associated protein-like 2 isoform X4 → MLATEKASLVERVNDLERVVLEQKDEIVCLKSTLADVLRRMSAIDNTFDNSKMTEGSSHSGSTLSSKSFRFSRNTITRLNSTADEKRFGRVPARVTSSPSRNIGTAKASSLAQKAIHHSNGSLHSDSMSSHSISPAPSPSPKQPNMQNLSASAIGIGGGMNGSGSGMGKRWSSTGDFVSGSPGPSVSSTSNSISRFSAKSLLNLNSNMSGSGSRQGHSHAFVQRKDEDDYLKLYISGRPIVLHIPEAQISTYDTTKVQPAPNRRLRLDWVYGYRGKDCRSNLHQLPTGEMVYFVAAVVILYNMDEQSQRHYTDHTDDVKSLAVHPNKLLVATGQCGGHDGRDTLPHIRVWNSVSLVTMNVVGLGEFTGAINCLSFSRADSGTILAAIDDSPDKIISIWDWQKKENGRRITETKCSVDTIVAVEFHPLDKGQIITIGKNHIAFWSLDQNGMLYKRMGVFENREKPKYVTAISFTPSGDVVTGDSNGSVSIWPRGTNVISRFLKKLHDGSIFSICSLRNGGFVTGGKDGRLVLLDDSMRMKAEQLVESHFGAVRVVAQGKGTQLLIGTTKNCILSGDFTLGLAPIVMGHTDLLWSLSTHPQVAQFVTGGRDRLLQLWDSLSHSVVWSKDIGEPIQSVQFSNSGNTIIVGGTAGRWMVFDTTTRELLAVYQDGQDVIQTIKFSPDGNLLALGSKDGSVYIYQCAKAIHRFSRIGKCTGHSSFISHMDWSKNSQVLRTNSGDYELLFWNPTLCRQITSHATVRNLEWATQSCSICFETVGIWPENFDGTDINSVCKDGEEQFLVTADDTGKVRLFSYPASQPKSLSHSYRGHSSHVTTVKFMFDGVRLLSGGGLDTSVLQWRVV, encoded by the exons ATGCTTGCGACAGAGAAGGCCAGTCTGGTGGAACGAGTGAACGACTTGGAACGGGTGGTGCTAGAACAGAAAGATGAGATTGTGTGTCTCAAATCCACACTGGCCGATGTTCTCCGGCGGATGAGTGCGATTGATAACACATTTGACAACAGCAAAATGACAGAGGGAAGCTCGCACAGTGGTTCGACACTGTCCAGCAAGAGCTTTCGATTCTCCCGCAATACCATTACTCGGT TAAATTCCACTGCGGACGAGAAACGCTTCGGTCGGGTCCCGGCCCGGGTTACCAGTTCTCCCTCGCGCAACATAGGAACCGCAAAGGCTAGCAGTTTAGCCCAGAAGGCGATTCATCATTCCAACGGATCTCTGCATTCCGACTCCATGAGCAGCCACTCGATATCGCCTGCACCGTCACCTTCGCCTAAGCAACCAAACATGCAAAATCTAAGCGCCTCAGCTATCGGAATCGGCGGAGGAATGAACGGCAGCGGGAGCGGCATGGGCAAAAGATGGAGCTCCACGGGAGATTTCGTTAGCGGATCGCCGGGCCCATCGGTCAGTAGTACAAG TAACAGCATTTCCCGTTTCTCCGCCAAGTCCCTGCTGAACCTGAACAGCAACATGAGCGGCAGCGGCTCGAGACAGGGTCACTCACACGCATTCGTCCAGCGTAAGGATGAAGACGACTATCTGAAGCTTTACATCAGCGGCCGTCCAATAGTGTTACACATTCCAGAAGCTCAAATTAGTACGTACGACACCACGAAGGTTCAACCGGCACCGAACAGACGTCTGCGTCTGGACTGGGTTTACGGTTATCGCGGGAAAGATTGCCGTTCGAACCTGCATCAGCTGCCAACGGGAGAGATGGTGTATTTTGTGGCCGCCGTGGTGATTCTGTACAACATGGACGAACAATCGCAACGACATTACACTGATCACACGGATGATGTGAAAAGTTTGGCggttcatccaaacaaattacTTGTAGCGACAGGTCAGTGCGGGGGGCATGACGGCAGGGATACATTGCCACATATAAGGGTGTGGAATTCGGTTTCATTGGTGACGATGAATGTGGTCGGCCTTGGTGAGTTTACCGGAGCGATCAATTGTTTATCCTTCAGTCGGGCCGACAGTGGAACCATCCTGGCAGCGATCGACGATTCGCCGGATAAAATTATCTCGATTTGGGACTGGCAGAAGAAAGAGAACGGCAGAAGGATCACGGAAACCAAATGTTCGGTGGATACGATTGTGGCCGTTGAGTTTCACCCACTAGACAAGGGTCAGATCATCACCATCGGTAAGAATCACATCGCTTTCTGGTCGTTGGATCAGAATGGAATGCTGTACAAGCGGATGGGAGTGTTTGAGAACCGAGAGAAGCCTAAGTACGTGACAGCGATATCGTTCACCCCATCCGGAGATGTTGTGACCGGGGATTCGAACGGTAGTGTTTCTATTTGGCCCAGAGGAACCAACGTGATCAGTCGATTCTTGAAAAAACTTCACGATGGATCAATTTTCTCGATTTGTAGTCTCCGAAACGGAGGATTCGTTACCGGTGGCAAGGACGGGCGATTAGTGCTGTTGGACGATTCCATGAGAATGAAGGCAGAGCAACTAGTTGAGTCACATTTCGGTGCTGTCCGTGTGGTCGCACAAGGCAAGGGAACACAGCTGCTCATTGGCACAACCAAGAATTGTATTCTCTCGGGCGATTTCACGCTAGGCCTCGCACCGATTGTGATGGGTCATACGGATTTGCTGTGGTCACTTTCGACGCACCCGCAGGTGGCACAATTTGTGACGGGAGGACGAGATCGATTACTACAACTGTGGGATTCACTTTCACACTCCGTGGTGTGGAGTAAAGATATAGGAGAGCCCATTCAGTCAGTGCAGTTCTCGAACAGCGGTAATACGATCATCGTTGGAGGTACCGCCGGTCGATGGATGGTGTTCGATACGACCACACGGGAATTGTTGGCAGTTTACCAGGATGGGCAGGATGTAATCCAGACGATCAAGTTTTCACCGGACGGAAATCTGCTCGCTCTCGGATCAAAAGATGGCAGCGTTTATATCTATCAGTGCGCCAAGGCGATCCATCGATTCTCTAGAATCGGAAAGTGCACT GGTCACTCGAGCTTCATATCGCATATGGATTGGTCCAAGAACAGCCAAGTGTTGCGAACAAACTCCGGAGATTATGAACTCCTATTTT GGAATCCTACTCTCTGTCGTCAAATCACATCTCACGCCACGGTGAGAAACCTCGAATGGGCGACCCAATCCTGCTCAATATGCTTCGAAACGGTTGGCATCTGGCCGGAGAACTTTGACGGAACGGACATCAACAGCGTGTGCAAGGATGGCGAGGAGCAATTCCTGGTCACAGCCGATGACACGGGAAAGGTTCGTCTCTTCAGCTATCCGGCATCGCAACCAAAG TCACTATCACATTCCTACCGAGGTCACAGCAGTCACGTAACGACGGTAAAGTTTATGTTCGATGGCGTGCGGCTTTTGTCGGGCGGTGGCCTAGACACGAGCGTACTTCAGTGGCGCGTTGTATAA